The following proteins are encoded in a genomic region of Zea mays cultivar B73 chromosome 9, Zm-B73-REFERENCE-NAM-5.0, whole genome shotgun sequence:
- the LOC100285261 gene encoding type IV inositol polyphosphate 5-phosphatase 7 isoform X1 translates to MRDGSNTTKKSKLSWSKSLVRKWFNIRSKAHDFHADDVAAIGRTVAGGGDDEWRRGSSFTRREPSTVKKSKTERSSRRSNGHSRRGKIDLDAAEATVTLDYSRIFVATWNVGGRSPPNNMSLEDWLHAAPPADIYVLGFQEIVPLNAGNVLGTEDNVPAKRWVSLVRRTLNNLPGTSGNGSFRTPSPAPNPVVEIDDDFEGLSSKQNSASFFHRRSFQAGLSRSLRMEGDILAPQPRLERRYSVCDRAIYGRRPSDYENNYRWGGSSDDENNTGESPSTVYSPVSYGYGNASSLEDGQRRPGQTRYCLVASKQMVGLFLMIWARKDIRDDIRNLKVSCVGRGLMGYLGNKGSISISMLLHQTSFCFVCSHLTSGQKEGDELRRNSDVLEILRKTRFPMVYGQYERSPETILGHDRIIWLGDLNYRIALSYRSVKALVEMRNWKALLEKDQLRIEQRGGRVFVGWTEGNIYFPPTYKYSNNSDKYAGDDMNQKEKRRTPAWCDRILWYGAGLGQLSYVRGESRFSDHRPVYSVFSAEVESINHSRIQKMSCSSSQLDIQELLPYSYGYTDINPYGYTDLNFY, encoded by the exons ATGAGAGATGGCAGCAACACCACCAAGAAGAGCAAG CTGTCGTGGTCCAAGAGCTTGGTGAGGAAGTGGTTCAACATCAGGAGCAAGGCCCACGACTTCCACGCCGACGATGTGGCCGCGATTGGTAGGACAG TTGCAGGAGGGGGCGATGACGAGTGGAGGAGGGGCAGCAGCTTCACCCGTAGGGAGCCGAGCACAGTGAAGAAGAGCAAGACAG AGAGGTCCTCGAGGAGGAGCAATGGGCACTCGAGGCGGGGAAAGATTGACCTTGATGCCGCCGAAGCCACAGTGACATTGGACTATAG TAGGATATTTGTTGCTACATGGAATGTGGGCGGCCGTTCCCCGCCAAATAACATGAGCCTCGAGGACTGGCTCCACGCTGCACCTCCTGCTGACATCTATGTCCTCGG GTTTCAAGAAATTGTTCCACTCAATGCCGGTAACGTCCTTGGGACAGAGGACAATGTTCCAGCGAAGAGGTGGGTGTCACTGGTCAGGAGGACACTGAACAATTTGCCAGGTACTAGTGGCAACGGGAGCTTCCGGACACCATCTCCGGCTCCTAACCCTGTGGTGGAGATCGACGATGATTTTGAGGGTTTGTCATCGAAGCAGAACAGTGCAAGTTTCTTCCATCGCCGGTCTTTCCAGGCTGGGCTTAGTCGGAGTTTGAGGATGGAGGGTGACATTCTTGCTCCTCAGCCAAGGCTGGAACGTCGGTACAGTGTCTGTGACCGAGCAATCTATGGCCGTAGGCCTAGCGACTATGAGAACAACTACCGATGGGGTGGATCGTCAGATGATGAGAATAATACTGGAGAGTCACCGAGCACTGTGTATTCACCAGTGTCGTACGGTTACGGCAATGCATCATCTCTGGAAGATGGTCAAAGACGGCCTGGCCAAACTAG ATACTGTCTGGTGGCAAGCAAGCAAATGGTAGGGTTGTTTCTGATGATTTGGGCTCGGAAGGACATAAGAGATGACATAAGAAATCTGAAAGTTTCTTGTGTTGGGAGAGGACTGATGGGCTACCTTGGGAATAAG GGTTCAATTTCGATTAGCATGTTATTGCACCAAACAAGCTTCTGCTTCGTCTGCAGCCACCTGACTTCAGGACAGAAGGAAGGTGACGAACTGCGTAGGAACTCGGATGTGCTGGAAATCCTGAGAAAGACCAGGTTCCCAATGGTCTATGGGCAGTATGAGCGTTCGCCAGAGACAATCTTAGGGCACGA TCGAAtcatctggctcggggacctaAATTACCGGATCGCGCTTTCCTATCGGTCAGTGAAGGCCCTGGTCGAGATGCGCAATTGGAAAGCATTGCTAGAGAAAGATCAG CTAAGGATCGAGCAAAGAGGTGGAAGAGTATTTGTTGGGTGGACTGAGGGGAACATATATTTCCCCCCAACATACAAGTACTCGAACAATTCGGACAAGTACGCCGGAGACGACATGAACCAGAAGGAGAAGAGGAGAACCCCTGCATG GTGCGACCGTATCCTATGGTACGGAGCAGGCCTCGGTCAACTGTCATACGTACGAGGTGAGTCTCGCTTTTCGGACCATCGACCTGTCTACAGCGTCTTCAGCGCGGAAGTGGAATCGATCAATCATAGCCGGATCCAGAAGATGAGCTGCTCCAGCTCTCAGCTGGACATCCAAGAACTGCTGCCTTACTCATATGGATACACCGACATCAACCCGTACGGATACACGGACCTGAACTTCTACTGA
- the LOC100285261 gene encoding type IV inositol polyphosphate 5-phosphatase 7 isoform X2: MRDGSNTTKKSKLSWSKSLVRKWFNIRSKAHDFHADDVAAIGRTVAGGGDDEWRRGSSFTRREPSTVKKSKTERSSRRSNGHSRRGKIDLDAAEATVTLDYRIFVATWNVGGRSPPNNMSLEDWLHAAPPADIYVLGFQEIVPLNAGNVLGTEDNVPAKRWVSLVRRTLNNLPGTSGNGSFRTPSPAPNPVVEIDDDFEGLSSKQNSASFFHRRSFQAGLSRSLRMEGDILAPQPRLERRYSVCDRAIYGRRPSDYENNYRWGGSSDDENNTGESPSTVYSPVSYGYGNASSLEDGQRRPGQTRYCLVASKQMVGLFLMIWARKDIRDDIRNLKVSCVGRGLMGYLGNKGSISISMLLHQTSFCFVCSHLTSGQKEGDELRRNSDVLEILRKTRFPMVYGQYERSPETILGHDRIIWLGDLNYRIALSYRSVKALVEMRNWKALLEKDQLRIEQRGGRVFVGWTEGNIYFPPTYKYSNNSDKYAGDDMNQKEKRRTPAWCDRILWYGAGLGQLSYVRGESRFSDHRPVYSVFSAEVESINHSRIQKMSCSSSQLDIQELLPYSYGYTDINPYGYTDLNFY; the protein is encoded by the exons ATGAGAGATGGCAGCAACACCACCAAGAAGAGCAAG CTGTCGTGGTCCAAGAGCTTGGTGAGGAAGTGGTTCAACATCAGGAGCAAGGCCCACGACTTCCACGCCGACGATGTGGCCGCGATTGGTAGGACAG TTGCAGGAGGGGGCGATGACGAGTGGAGGAGGGGCAGCAGCTTCACCCGTAGGGAGCCGAGCACAGTGAAGAAGAGCAAGACAG AGAGGTCCTCGAGGAGGAGCAATGGGCACTCGAGGCGGGGAAAGATTGACCTTGATGCCGCCGAAGCCACAGTGACATTGGACTATAG GATATTTGTTGCTACATGGAATGTGGGCGGCCGTTCCCCGCCAAATAACATGAGCCTCGAGGACTGGCTCCACGCTGCACCTCCTGCTGACATCTATGTCCTCGG GTTTCAAGAAATTGTTCCACTCAATGCCGGTAACGTCCTTGGGACAGAGGACAATGTTCCAGCGAAGAGGTGGGTGTCACTGGTCAGGAGGACACTGAACAATTTGCCAGGTACTAGTGGCAACGGGAGCTTCCGGACACCATCTCCGGCTCCTAACCCTGTGGTGGAGATCGACGATGATTTTGAGGGTTTGTCATCGAAGCAGAACAGTGCAAGTTTCTTCCATCGCCGGTCTTTCCAGGCTGGGCTTAGTCGGAGTTTGAGGATGGAGGGTGACATTCTTGCTCCTCAGCCAAGGCTGGAACGTCGGTACAGTGTCTGTGACCGAGCAATCTATGGCCGTAGGCCTAGCGACTATGAGAACAACTACCGATGGGGTGGATCGTCAGATGATGAGAATAATACTGGAGAGTCACCGAGCACTGTGTATTCACCAGTGTCGTACGGTTACGGCAATGCATCATCTCTGGAAGATGGTCAAAGACGGCCTGGCCAAACTAG ATACTGTCTGGTGGCAAGCAAGCAAATGGTAGGGTTGTTTCTGATGATTTGGGCTCGGAAGGACATAAGAGATGACATAAGAAATCTGAAAGTTTCTTGTGTTGGGAGAGGACTGATGGGCTACCTTGGGAATAAG GGTTCAATTTCGATTAGCATGTTATTGCACCAAACAAGCTTCTGCTTCGTCTGCAGCCACCTGACTTCAGGACAGAAGGAAGGTGACGAACTGCGTAGGAACTCGGATGTGCTGGAAATCCTGAGAAAGACCAGGTTCCCAATGGTCTATGGGCAGTATGAGCGTTCGCCAGAGACAATCTTAGGGCACGA TCGAAtcatctggctcggggacctaAATTACCGGATCGCGCTTTCCTATCGGTCAGTGAAGGCCCTGGTCGAGATGCGCAATTGGAAAGCATTGCTAGAGAAAGATCAG CTAAGGATCGAGCAAAGAGGTGGAAGAGTATTTGTTGGGTGGACTGAGGGGAACATATATTTCCCCCCAACATACAAGTACTCGAACAATTCGGACAAGTACGCCGGAGACGACATGAACCAGAAGGAGAAGAGGAGAACCCCTGCATG GTGCGACCGTATCCTATGGTACGGAGCAGGCCTCGGTCAACTGTCATACGTACGAGGTGAGTCTCGCTTTTCGGACCATCGACCTGTCTACAGCGTCTTCAGCGCGGAAGTGGAATCGATCAATCATAGCCGGATCCAGAAGATGAGCTGCTCCAGCTCTCAGCTGGACATCCAAGAACTGCTGCCTTACTCATATGGATACACCGACATCAACCCGTACGGATACACGGACCTGAACTTCTACTGA